In Oncorhynchus gorbuscha isolate QuinsamMale2020 ecotype Even-year linkage group LG08, OgorEven_v1.0, whole genome shotgun sequence, one genomic interval encodes:
- the LOC124040914 gene encoding uncharacterized protein LOC124040914, whose translation MPYPHKVVNIPTGFKDMLEGVSKAVVKYQPESIPAFAAGFFNALLIFRDEKPGMPIHELIKEFRATKGSHFYRKKNKAVQPQVQPQVTVQGPEKYPHPKPIPEWEAGPLLMEARCEDVREPFSFISSDQPCISRDIQAMDAVAGASTDGGQNECGLQVSATTITLSPGPIPADIAQGLALYRRKIDLESSPRDSPPLGASANNSCARVRSALFERVSFSEISQELDAVLIRTGVLPSESLIIVQTEHVPKMIVFQAHPLLAENAAVAPPPCDVPVRYKCSCASMVGALEDVVALLEMAGASQPSYPICERAGPVVERPAAMVAEPEESLALGDKVVPLEVYSAPVEPQEMTPSRPSIPVGTLELPVSAPAVSDSPAVADSPAMADSPAMADSPAMADSLAMADSPAMADSPAMADSPAMADSPAMAVQEVHISLTDRPLSVILHSLSGATSPSETAEDVMLVPMVVSPPESVKRVVRESSDLLCPLPAATLETESVSVICRPPSPVTVEIQSSILASPLTAATVETESSKRICPSVVSVETELADMLSPSAAETVEAKSSVLTCPHTAVTDDFVAPVSVYLPVVAPEETGVPSVQLPAPAPALTGETQCQSASPCLPTLTAAGESRTPFLVYLPLPAPELAKTPGLLCQLGLGPEEAKSFPFLCLPISDIPRTPSLVTANLAPAQTAAVAPAAAPDLPRTNLPGVTDIHRTLSYVAAGAQELPRLQSYAANTAEVQEPPRTPSYLANTPGVQEIPHNPSYLKNSAVFQDMCFMCPSVTASNLSRNNSFVHSPAAMAPQQLIRGPCMMSLYPQGGPVMGHCTHSPGQCPASLQQQAGMAPLNHGQTTNTNFMPICSQGPSLCSCLGRTGSHWRLCHLTRPESQGRVGGMICPYQNSQTMMHCNSLDHMANIPMYQDCGHYSSSCHLLPPCSQSSHGSLHTHHVAEPRCSAHNLGTSFVQPQNCSSDPLFHYPQQYHLVATPSQERQQALCPLQCPLLQQRNSSLLFCGHQGELSRLGSSSCVPATNQRQNQGGVGQKNNNPSCVSLHNKRLDTSANNNQGCVMNCNPQGN comes from the exons ATGCCTTATCCACATAAAGTGGTGAATATTCCAACGGGATTCAAGGACATGCTTGAGGGAGTGAGCAAGGCTGTGGTGAAGTATCAACCGGAGAGTATCCCCGCCTTCGCAGCAGGCTTCTTCAATGCGCTTCTAATCTTCAGAGACG AGAAGCCAGGCATGCCTATCCATGAGCTTATTAAAGAATTCAGGGCTACAAAAGGCTCTCATT TCTACAGGAAGAAGAATAAAGCTGTACAACCACAAGTACAGCCGCAGGTCACTGTCCAAGGTCCTGAAAAGTACCCCCATCCCAAGCCAATCCCGGAGTGGGAGGCAGGCCCGTTGCTAATGGAAGCTAGATGTGAGGATGTCAGGGAGCctttctccttcatctctagtGACCAGCCCTGCATCAGCCGAGACATCCAGGCTATGGATGCAGTGGCAGGAGCTTCTACTGACGGTGGCCAGAACGAGTGTGGCCTGCAGGTCTCTGCCACCACCATCACACTATCCCCAGGGCCCATCCCAGCAGACATTGCCCAGGGCCTGGCCCTGTACCGGCGCAAGATTGACCTAGAGTCGTCCCCCCGGGACTCTCCTCCACTCGGGGCTTCCGCCAACAACTCCTGTGCGCGTGTCCGTTCGGCCCTCTTTGAGCGGGTCTCCTTCAGTGAGATCAGCCAGGAGTTGGATGCGGTGCTGATCCGGACTGGCGTGCTCCCATCAGAGTCCCTGATCATCGTGCAGACAGAGCATGTACCCAAGATGATTGTGTTCCAGGCTCATCCCCTATTGGCTGAGAACGCAGCAGTGGCTCCGCCTCCGTGTGACGTCCCTGTCAGGTATAAGTGCAGCTGTGCCTCAATGGTGGGCGCCCTCGAAGACGTGGTGGCACTATTGGAGATGGCCGGTGCATCTCAGCCCAGCTATCCCATCTGTGAGAGAGCAGGTCCTGTGGTGGAGAGACCAGCTGCTATGGTCGCTGAGCCTGAGGAGTCTCTAGCCCTTGGAGACAAGGTTGTACCCCTTGAGGTCTACTCTGCACCAGTCGAACCCCAGGAGATGACACCCTCAAGGCCCTCCATCCCAGTTGGAACACTGGAGCTCCCTGTTTCAGCCCCTGCTGTGTCTGACTCCCCTGCTGTGGCTGACTCCCCTGCTATGGCTGACTCCCCTGCTATGGCTGACTCCCCTGCTATGGCTGACTCCCTTGCTATGGCTGACTCCCCTGCTATGGCTGACTCCCCTGCTATGGCTGACTCCCCTGCTATGGCTGACTCCCCTGCTATGGCTGTCCAAGAGGTGCATATTAGTTTGACGGATCGTCCTCTCTCAGTCATCCTACACTCCCTCTCTGGTGCAACTTCACCATCCGAGACAGCAGAGGATGTGATGCTGGTTCCTATGGTAGTGTCCCCTCCTGAATCAGTCAAAAGGGTGGTGAGAGAGTCCTCTGATCTTCTGTGTCCTCTTCCTGCAGCGACATTGGAGACTGAGTCTGTTAGTGTGATTTGTCGCCCTCCTTCTCCAGTGACTGTGGAGATCCAGTCTTCCATTCTGGCTTCTCCCCTTACTGCTGCAACCGTGGAGACAGAATCCTCCAAGCGAATTTGTCCTTCTGTGGTCAGCGTGGAGACTGAATTGGCCGATATGCTATCTCCTTCTGCTGCAGAGACAGTGGAGGCCAAATCTTCTGTTTTGACCTGCCCCCATACTGCAGTGACCGACGACTTTGTGGCCCCTGTTTCTGTGTACCTTCCTGTTGTGGCACCAGAAGAGACCGGTGTCCCCAGTGTGCAGCTCCCAGCTCCCGCGCCTGCCTTGACAGGGGAAACTCAGTGCCAGTCTGCTTCACCATGCCTACCCACCCTCACGGCCGCAGGAGAGTCCAGAACCCCCTTCTTGGTCTACCTCCCACTGCCTGCTCCAGAGCTGGCTAAGACCCCTGGTCTGTTGTGCCAACTGGGCCTGGGACCAGAGGAAGCCAAGAGCTTCCCTTTCCTGTGTCTCCCTATTTCTGACATCCCCAGGACCCCAAGTCTTGTGACTGCCAACCTGGCTCCAGCTCAGACTGCGGCTGTGGCTCCTGCTGCTGCTCCGGATTTACCAAGGACCAACCTCCCTGGAGTGACAGATATCCACAGGACCCTGAGTTATGTGGCGGCTGGAGCTCAGGAGCTACCACGGCTCCAGAGCTATGCGGCTAACACCGCTGAAGTCCAGGAGCCACCGAGGACCCCCAGCTATCTGGCTAACACCCCTGGAGTTCAGGAAATACCACACAACCCCAGCTATCTGAAAAACTCAGCTGTCTTCCAAGATATGTGCTTTATGTGCCCCTCCGTTACCGCCTCCAATCTGTCCAGGAACAATAGCTTTGTGCACTCTCCGGCTGCCATGGCTCCACAGCAGCTGATTAGGGGCCCGTGTATGATGTCTCTGTACCCCCAGGGAGGGCCTGTGATGGGCCACTGTACCCACTCCCCAGGACAGTGTCCTGCGTCTCTGCAGCAGCAGGCTGGCATGGCTCCGCTCAACCACGGACAGACGACCAACACCAACTTCATGCCCATTTGTTCTCAAGGGCCAA GCCTGTGTAGCTGCCTCGGCAGAACTGGCAGCCACTGGCGCCTCTGTCACCTGACGCGACCCGAGTCCCAGGGCAGGGTGGGCGGCATGATCTGCCCCTACCAGAACTCCCAGACCATGATGCACTGCAACAGCCTGGATCACATGGCCAACATCCCCATGTACCAGGACTGTGGCCACTACTCTAGCAGCTGCCACCTGCTGCCACCGTGCTCCCAGTCGTCCCACGGCAGCCTGCACACCCACCACGTGGCCGAGCCCCGTTGCTCTGCTCACAACCTGGGCACCTCCTTCGTCCAGCCCCAGAACTGCTCCTCCGACCCCCTCTTCCACTACCCCCAGCAGTACCACCTGGTGGCCACCCCCTCCCAGGAGAGGCAGCAGGCCCTGTGCCCTCTCCAGTGCCCACTGCTGCAGCAGCGCAACAGCTCCCTGCTATTCTGTGGGCACCAGGGGGAGCTGAGCAGGCTGGGCTCCTCCAGCTGTGTCCCTGCCACCaaccagagacagaaccagggaGGGGTGGGGCAGAAGAATAACAACCCCAGCTGCGTATCGCTTCATAACAAAAGATTAGACACGAGCGCAAACAACAATCAAG GCTGCGTCATGAACTGCAATCCCCAGGGCAACTAA